Proteins encoded by one window of Verrucomicrobiota bacterium:
- a CDS encoding sigma-54-dependent Fis family transcriptional regulator: protein MSVDLPPLLFIDDERNMRLSMKSVLEDEGYDVETAESAELGLRLLAQQKFFMVITDAQLTGMSGYGLLTVLKRDYPGVPALMITAYATPKLAVEALKAGATDYLPKPFAPEELLHAVRRCAGSYQLLAENQALRQQVTQGYRLDHIIGESPKVVELRRLIQTVAPSKASVLILGESGTGKELVAGALHCLSPCAAGPYVRINCAAIQETLLESELFGHEKGAFTGAIKQKPGRVEEADGGTIFLDEIGDMSRALQAKLLRFLEDGTFTRVGGTEELKVDVRLLAATNRDIIEAIRNNSFREDLYHRLNVVQLRLPPLRDRGRDIMLLAEYFLVQYCHTLGKPIARLSKGAEAKLLVHHWPGNVRELRNVIERAVILEDTAQIQPTSLPDFELETRLRKSGGKAEFMAAGLSLDEAVAAFEREVVHSTLVHNNYSINKTAEQLKVTRHALRYRMQRLNINTEGGPGDAAEPQPAAQE, encoded by the coding sequence ATGAGCGTTGACCTGCCCCCGCTGTTGTTCATCGACGACGAGAGGAACATGCGCCTCTCGATGAAATCCGTGCTCGAGGATGAAGGCTACGACGTGGAAACCGCCGAGTCCGCCGAGCTCGGGCTCCGGTTGCTGGCGCAGCAGAAATTTTTCATGGTCATCACCGACGCCCAACTCACCGGCATGAGCGGCTACGGGCTGTTGACGGTTCTCAAGCGCGACTACCCCGGCGTCCCCGCGCTGATGATCACGGCCTACGCGACGCCGAAGCTCGCCGTCGAGGCGCTCAAGGCCGGCGCGACGGACTACCTCCCCAAACCGTTCGCCCCCGAGGAACTCCTCCACGCGGTCCGCCGGTGCGCGGGAAGTTATCAACTGCTCGCGGAAAACCAGGCGCTTCGCCAGCAAGTCACCCAAGGCTACCGCCTCGACCACATCATCGGCGAGTCCCCGAAGGTGGTGGAACTGCGCCGCCTCATCCAGACCGTCGCGCCGAGCAAGGCGAGCGTCCTGATCCTCGGCGAAAGCGGCACCGGCAAGGAACTCGTTGCCGGCGCGCTTCATTGCCTGAGCCCGTGCGCCGCGGGGCCCTACGTCCGCATCAATTGCGCGGCCATCCAGGAGACCCTGCTCGAGAGCGAACTGTTCGGGCACGAGAAGGGCGCGTTCACGGGCGCGATCAAACAAAAGCCCGGGCGCGTCGAGGAAGCCGACGGCGGCACCATCTTTCTCGACGAGATCGGCGACATGAGCCGCGCGCTGCAAGCCAAGCTCCTGCGATTCCTGGAGGACGGCACCTTCACGCGCGTCGGCGGGACCGAGGAACTCAAGGTGGACGTGCGGCTGCTCGCGGCGACAAACCGCGACATCATCGAAGCCATCCGCAACAACTCCTTCCGCGAGGATCTTTACCACCGACTCAACGTGGTGCAGCTCCGGCTGCCGCCGTTGCGCGACCGCGGGCGCGACATCATGCTGCTCGCCGAATACTTCCTCGTGCAGTATTGCCACACCCTGGGCAAGCCGATTGCCAGGCTCTCGAAGGGCGCCGAGGCCAAGCTGCTCGTGCACCACTGGCCCGGAAACGTCCGCGAACTCCGCAACGTGATCGAGCGCGCCGTCATCCTCGAGGACACCGCGCAAATCCAGCCCACCAGTTTGCCGGATTTCGAACTGGAGACACGCCTGCGCAAGTCCGGCGGGAAAGCCGAGTTCATGGCGGCGGGACTGTCGCTCGACGAGGCCGTGGCCGCGTTCGAGCGCGAGGTCGTCCATTCAACGCTCGTCCACAACAACTACTCCATCAACAAGACCGCCGAGCAGCTCAAGGTCACGCGCCACGCGCTCCGCTACCGCATGCAACGCCTCAACATCAACACCGAAGGCGGCCCCGGTGACGCCGCCGAACCCCAACCCGCCGCACAGGAATGA
- a CDS encoding ChbG/HpnK family deacetylase — translation MAPPDAPRRLIVNADDFGRSRSVNEAVIRAHREGILTTASLMVNEPDCAGAVALAAANPALGVGLHLSLLCGRSALAPDRIPGLVNGRGDFSNNPVGVGMRYFFDRSLREQLRAEIHEQFARFRATGLPLDHVNGHLHLHLHPVVFGILMEDARALGIRHLRLTRDDLGLNTRLVRGRLAYRVSHAVIHIVLSARARSPLAVRGIKHTDVVFGLLQDSRVDEDFVRKLLPRLPAGDSELYSHPSLDDFRHEFDALVSPRVKSLVASEGIQLIRYQDL, via the coding sequence ATGGCGCCTCCTGACGCGCCCCGGCGCCTGATCGTCAATGCCGACGACTTCGGCCGCTCGCGCTCCGTCAACGAGGCCGTCATCCGCGCCCATCGCGAGGGCATCCTCACGACCGCCAGCCTGATGGTGAACGAACCCGATTGCGCCGGGGCCGTTGCGCTGGCCGCGGCGAACCCCGCTCTCGGTGTCGGCCTGCACCTCTCGCTGCTGTGCGGCAGGTCGGCTCTTGCGCCTGATCGAATCCCGGGCCTCGTGAACGGACGCGGTGACTTCAGCAACAATCCGGTTGGCGTGGGCATGAGGTATTTCTTCGACCGCAGCCTGCGCGAGCAGTTGCGTGCGGAGATTCACGAGCAGTTCGCGCGCTTCCGGGCGACGGGCCTGCCGCTCGACCACGTGAACGGCCATCTGCACCTGCACCTGCACCCCGTCGTGTTCGGCATCCTCATGGAAGACGCGCGCGCGCTGGGCATCCGCCACCTGCGCCTGACGCGGGATGACCTCGGCCTCAACACCCGGCTGGTGCGCGGACGGCTGGCGTATCGCGTCTCACACGCGGTCATTCATATCGTGTTATCCGCGCGCGCGCGGTCGCCGCTGGCGGTTCGCGGCATCAAGCACACGGACGTTGTCTTTGGCCTTCTTCAAGACTCGCGCGTGGACGAGGACTTCGTTCGCAAGCTGCTGCCGCGGCTGCCGGCGGGCGATTCCGAGCTTTACTCGCACCCGTCGCTCGACGATTTTCGCCACGAGTTCGATGCCCTTGTGAGCCCGCGCGTGAAGTCACTCGTCGCCTCGGAAGGCATTCAACTCATCCGCTACCAGGACCTCTGA
- a CDS encoding YicC family protein → MTGYGRGECARGGLKVTVEVSSVNRKQGEVSVNLPRDLEPLEPQVRDATNRSVARGRVTVRVALHAAQDRLASKARVNAALAAAYAKEFRKLARALKTGPNVSLDLILGAPGVMETAETPADAGDFWPVVRDALARALAALVKMREREGSHLAKDLAARMKSIAAAVARIRAHAPNVLKRHRELLVERIRAAGLEAPHDGDERLLKEVVLFADRSDISEELTRLQSHFKQFEDCVKSTEPVGRTLDFLSQEMNREINTIGAKANDALISREVVAVKVELEKFREQVQNVE, encoded by the coding sequence ATGACGGGCTACGGCCGCGGCGAGTGCGCCCGCGGCGGCCTGAAGGTGACCGTCGAGGTCAGCTCGGTGAACCGGAAGCAGGGCGAAGTCTCCGTCAACCTGCCGCGGGATCTGGAGCCACTCGAACCGCAGGTTCGCGACGCGACCAACCGATCCGTCGCGCGCGGCCGCGTCACCGTGCGCGTCGCGCTGCATGCCGCCCAAGACCGCCTCGCGAGCAAGGCGCGCGTGAACGCCGCGCTCGCGGCGGCTTACGCGAAGGAATTCCGCAAGCTCGCCCGGGCGCTCAAGACCGGGCCGAACGTGAGCCTCGACCTCATTCTCGGCGCGCCCGGCGTGATGGAGACCGCCGAGACGCCGGCGGACGCCGGGGACTTCTGGCCGGTGGTGCGCGACGCGCTGGCGCGAGCGCTGGCCGCCCTCGTGAAGATGCGCGAGCGCGAGGGCTCGCACCTTGCGAAGGATCTTGCCGCGCGGATGAAGTCCATCGCCGCTGCGGTGGCGCGCATCCGGGCGCACGCGCCGAACGTGCTGAAACGACACCGCGAGCTGTTGGTCGAACGCATCAGGGCCGCCGGCCTCGAGGCGCCCCACGACGGCGATGAGCGGCTGTTGAAGGAGGTGGTGCTCTTCGCGGACCGCTCCGACATTTCGGAGGAACTCACGCGGTTGCAGAGCCACTTCAAGCAGTTTGAGGATTGCGTGAAGTCCACCGAGCCGGTCGGCCGCACGCTGGATTTCCTGTCGCAGGAAATGAACCGCGAAATCAACACCATCGGCGCCAAGGCGAACGACGCGCTCATCTCGCGCGAGGTCGTCGCGGTCAAGGTGGAACTCGAAAAGTTTCGCGAGCAGGTGCAGAACGTGGAGTGA
- the shc gene encoding squalene--hopene cyclase, with translation MSRAVPAAKCFTPSPRSRTFRRVSVFTTPSRSSAEPRASAGSAHESQPRVDAAIRRAQDHLFRIQKPEGYWVGELMVDSTLVSDMLAFYHWWGRVDAEWQRKAVNHIFSKQLPDGGWNIYLNGPAEVNATVKAYLALKLAGVPVTDPRMLAAREMAMHLGGVPRMNTFSKLYLALIGLVEWHHVPVIPCEVILLGKWFHVNFHDMSNWTRSMLVPLAIINHFRPTRRVKVDLDELYPGGKWELEEAIRPRYFDFGWRNFFLWLNRLHQLAEWVNRRGLHPFRATALRRAERWMIERFEGSDGLAAIFPAMLNSLIALLALGYPDDHPEVVRAHAELVKLMHEEQESVRIEPCFSPVWDTAIVNICLRESGVPADDARLVKSAGWLMDREIRFKGDWQHKNPTDIEPSGWVFEYNNKWNPDVDDTAMVLLALRLVPTADRRRRDECFRRGYNWMLAFQCKDGGWAAFDRDCTRSVLEKVPFADHNAMLDPECVDITARILEVMGLEGAGLDNAQVQRALRFIREAQERDGSFYGRWGVNYIYGTWQVLRGLRAMNHNMREPWLLKARDWLRSVQRADGGWGERCNTYDDPIFKAAGPSTASQTAWAVMGLAAFDDPGDAWMLRGVDYLVRAQNPDGSWTEDETTGTGFPRVFYLKYDIYRNAWPLLALATSRRTAMREPTDAAAVGATRSVGAGVLSSGHSCQAFGAAPAVGS, from the coding sequence ATGTCGCGAGCTGTGCCGGCAGCAAAGTGCTTTACCCCATCGCCCCGCTCCCGCACATTTCGTCGCGTGTCAGTTTTTACGACTCCAAGCCGCAGCAGCGCCGAGCCGCGGGCGTCGGCGGGTTCCGCCCACGAATCCCAGCCGCGGGTCGATGCCGCCATCCGCCGCGCGCAGGACCACTTGTTTCGCATCCAAAAGCCGGAGGGCTACTGGGTCGGCGAACTCATGGTGGACTCCACGCTCGTGTCCGACATGCTCGCCTTCTATCACTGGTGGGGGCGCGTGGATGCGGAGTGGCAGCGCAAGGCCGTCAATCACATCTTCTCCAAGCAACTGCCAGACGGCGGTTGGAATATTTATCTCAACGGCCCGGCGGAAGTAAACGCCACCGTCAAGGCCTACCTCGCGCTCAAGCTGGCCGGCGTGCCCGTCACCGACCCGCGCATGCTCGCCGCGCGCGAGATGGCCATGCACCTCGGCGGCGTGCCGCGGATGAACACTTTTTCCAAGCTCTACCTCGCGCTCATCGGCTTGGTGGAGTGGCACCACGTGCCGGTGATTCCGTGTGAAGTCATCCTGCTGGGCAAGTGGTTTCACGTCAATTTCCACGACATGAGCAACTGGACCCGCTCCATGCTCGTGCCGCTGGCGATCATCAACCACTTCCGCCCGACTCGCCGCGTCAAGGTGGACCTCGACGAATTGTATCCCGGCGGCAAATGGGAGCTCGAGGAGGCCATCCGGCCGCGCTACTTCGACTTCGGCTGGCGCAACTTCTTCCTCTGGCTCAACCGGCTTCATCAACTCGCCGAGTGGGTCAACCGCCGGGGGCTGCATCCATTCCGCGCGACCGCGCTTCGCCGCGCCGAGCGGTGGATGATCGAGCGCTTCGAGGGCAGCGACGGTCTCGCGGCCATTTTCCCCGCGATGCTCAACTCGCTGATCGCGCTCCTCGCGCTCGGCTATCCCGACGACCACCCGGAAGTCGTCCGCGCGCACGCCGAACTGGTCAAGTTGATGCACGAGGAGCAGGAATCCGTCCGCATCGAGCCGTGCTTCTCGCCCGTGTGGGACACGGCCATCGTGAACATCTGCCTGCGCGAATCCGGCGTGCCCGCCGATGACGCGCGCCTCGTGAAGTCCGCCGGCTGGCTCATGGACCGCGAGATTCGCTTCAAAGGTGACTGGCAACACAAGAACCCGACCGACATCGAGCCCAGCGGCTGGGTGTTTGAATACAACAACAAGTGGAACCCAGACGTGGACGACACCGCGATGGTGCTGCTCGCGCTGCGACTCGTCCCGACCGCCGACCGGCGGCGCCGCGACGAGTGCTTTCGCCGCGGCTACAACTGGATGCTCGCGTTTCAGTGCAAGGACGGCGGCTGGGCTGCCTTCGACCGCGACTGCACCAGGAGCGTGCTCGAGAAGGTGCCCTTCGCGGACCACAACGCCATGCTCGATCCCGAGTGCGTGGACATCACCGCGCGCATTCTTGAAGTGATGGGCCTCGAGGGAGCCGGGCTGGACAACGCGCAAGTGCAGCGCGCGCTGCGGTTCATCCGCGAAGCCCAGGAGCGCGACGGTTCCTTCTACGGGCGGTGGGGCGTGAACTACATCTACGGCACGTGGCAGGTGCTGCGGGGCTTGCGAGCCATGAACCACAACATGCGCGAGCCGTGGCTGCTCAAGGCGCGCGACTGGTTGCGGTCCGTCCAGCGCGCCGACGGCGGCTGGGGCGAGCGGTGCAACACCTACGACGACCCGATCTTCAAGGCCGCGGGCCCGAGCACGGCGTCGCAAACCGCCTGGGCCGTGATGGGACTTGCCGCGTTCGACGATCCCGGCGACGCGTGGATGCTGCGCGGCGTCGACTATCTCGTGCGCGCACAAAATCCGGACGGTTCATGGACCGAGGACGAAACCACCGGCACGGGATTTCCGAGGGTGTTCTACCTGAAATACGACATCTACCGGAACGCGTGGCCGCTGCTCGCGCTGGCGACGAGCCGGAGGACCGCGATGCGGGAACCGACCGACGCCGCTGCCGTGGGTGCGACTCGTTCCGTAGGCGCCGGAGTTTTGTCCAGCGGGCATTCATGTCAGGCGTTCGGCGCCGCACCGGCCGTCGGCTCCTGA
- the hpnD gene encoding presqualene diphosphate synthase HpnD (HpnD is found regularly in a locus responsible for the biosynthesis of squalene from farnesyl diphosphate, and is now recognized to function as a presqualene diphosphate synthase (EC 2.5.1.103).) yields the protein MTSPVSQSITRRSASNLALAFVLLPREKRSAMSALYAFCREVDDVADDESRPVFERRAALAAWRTDIHLACHGGAPAFAVNRELQPFIIRHKLPFELFEDLIRGIEMDLDIKRYESWEQLEQYCYRVASVVGLLSIEIFGYANPACRDYAIHLGKALQLTNILRDIRGDAERGRIYLPLMELARFEVSVDSVMRGEYSDRFRALAESAAARAKDHYQRARECLPPEDRRSMATAELMGSVYWRLLRKLESKQFNVFGPRPTRLTKLQKLLLIGRTWYRTATGALVPNYGAS from the coding sequence ATGACTTCGCCCGTCAGCCAGTCCATCACGCGCCGCAGCGCCTCGAACCTCGCGCTCGCGTTCGTGTTGTTGCCCCGCGAAAAGCGCAGCGCGATGAGCGCGCTTTACGCGTTCTGCCGCGAGGTGGACGACGTGGCGGATGACGAGTCGCGGCCCGTGTTCGAGCGCCGCGCCGCGCTCGCCGCGTGGCGGACGGACATCCACCTCGCCTGCCACGGCGGCGCGCCCGCATTCGCGGTGAACCGCGAACTCCAGCCGTTCATCATCCGGCACAAGCTCCCGTTCGAGCTGTTCGAGGACCTCATCCGCGGCATCGAGATGGACCTCGACATCAAGCGCTACGAATCGTGGGAACAGCTCGAACAATACTGCTACCGCGTCGCGTCCGTCGTCGGCCTGTTGAGCATCGAGATCTTCGGCTACGCGAATCCCGCATGCCGCGACTACGCCATCCACCTCGGCAAGGCGCTCCAGCTCACGAACATCCTCCGCGATATCCGCGGCGACGCCGAGCGAGGCCGCATTTACCTGCCCCTGATGGAACTCGCGCGCTTCGAGGTGTCCGTGGACTCGGTCATGCGGGGCGAGTATTCCGACCGATTCCGCGCGCTCGCGGAAAGCGCGGCGGCGCGGGCGAAGGACCACTACCAGCGCGCGCGCGAATGCCTGCCACCGGAGGACCGCCGGTCGATGGCCACCGCCGAACTGATGGGCTCGGTGTATTGGCGCCTGCTTCGAAAGCTCGAGTCGAAGCAGTTCAACGTCTTCGGCCCGCGCCCCACGCGGCTCACCAAACTGCAAAAACTCCTGCTGATCGGCCGCACGTGGTATCGCACCGCCACCGGCGCGCTCGTGCCGAACTATGGCGCCTCCTGA
- a CDS encoding GTP cyclohydrolase I FolE2, which produces MIREAGTEFAVTPWEREARAKAALHDVQSGRDHRELRIDKVGVRGLRFPIQIRDKAHAVQNTVATIGLFVDLPKEFKGTHMSRFIEVLNAHGRVVHVENIEDILLAMQSKLNSRVAHLEMEFPFFLTKHAPVSGMAGVMDYTARFDATAVGNEIDFVLTVTTPVTTLCPCSKAISRHGAHNQRGHCTVATRSRKAIWIEDIIALVESSASSELYSLLKRQDEKAVTERAYENPVFVEDLVRNVAVKLNAHPDVTWYRVEAENFESIHNHNAYARIEKG; this is translated from the coding sequence ATGATTCGTGAGGCCGGGACTGAATTTGCAGTAACGCCGTGGGAACGCGAGGCCCGCGCAAAGGCGGCGCTGCACGACGTTCAAAGCGGTCGCGACCACCGCGAGCTCCGCATCGACAAGGTGGGGGTGCGCGGATTGCGCTTCCCCATCCAGATCCGCGACAAGGCGCACGCGGTGCAGAACACCGTTGCCACGATCGGCCTCTTCGTGGACCTGCCAAAAGAGTTCAAGGGCACGCACATGAGCCGGTTCATCGAGGTGCTCAACGCCCACGGCCGTGTCGTACACGTCGAGAACATCGAGGACATCCTTCTCGCGATGCAGTCGAAGCTGAACTCCCGCGTGGCGCATCTGGAGATGGAGTTTCCGTTCTTCCTCACCAAGCACGCGCCCGTCTCGGGCATGGCCGGCGTGATGGACTACACGGCCCGATTCGACGCGACCGCCGTCGGCAACGAGATCGACTTCGTGCTGACGGTGACGACGCCGGTAACCACCCTCTGCCCGTGCTCCAAGGCGATCAGCCGCCACGGCGCTCACAACCAGCGCGGTCACTGCACCGTGGCGACCCGCTCCCGCAAGGCGATCTGGATCGAGGACATCATCGCGCTCGTCGAGTCGAGCGCCAGCAGCGAGCTCTACTCGCTGCTCAAGCGGCAGGACGAGAAAGCCGTGACCGAACGCGCTTACGAAAACCCCGTGTTCGTCGAGGACCTTGTGCGCAACGTGGCCGTGAAACTGAACGCGCACCCGGACGTGACGTGGTATCGCGTGGAGGCGGAGAACTTCGAGAGCATCCACAACCACAACGCCTACGCGCGCATCGAAAAGGGTTGA
- a CDS encoding YdeI/OmpD-associated family protein yields MTRSPRRPVVQSFLGCSAAARNPPHHRSRRASASPSRAGSSPVPTGAGGCIARARASGSSRRTRRSRRSRRTRSRRSTRSARTSCIARCASRRRASGRGSRPSRGAAVRETRITAGPSRTQESRPPSKSGSATISPRRRRSRHASCSAALEIQVSIRRCASWWNSTTRHRARLRNCHWPDPTLDADEAETPAPRKRRAELPMPADLARAIKSSPKAAAFFESIPPSAKREFIEWVTGAKRPETRAKRLAESVKMLAGGHRRNEQYRR; encoded by the coding sequence ATGACACGGAGCCCGCGCCGACCGGTGGTTCAGTCCTTTCTCGGTTGTTCGGCGGCGGCAAGAAACCCGCCCCACCACCGCTCGAGACGCGCGTCCGCCAGTCCATCGAGAGCTGGATCAAGTCCCGTCCCGACTGGGGCTGGCGGCTGTATCGCACGCGCGCGGGCTTCCGGCTCGTCGCGGCGCACGCGCCGGTCGCGCCGGAGTCGGCGGACACGCAGTCGGCGTTCGACGCGTTCGGCGCGGACAAGTTGTATCGCGCGCTGTGCAAGTCGCAGGCGTGCTTCCGGGCGCGGCTCACGCCCAAGCCGTGGCGCTGCGGTTCGAGAAACCCGCATCACCGCTGGCCCTTCGCGGACGCAGGAGTCGAGGCCGCCTTCCAAGAGTGGCAGCGCGACTATCTCGCCAAGGCGGCGGCGTTCGCGACATGCGAGCTGCTCGGCAGCTTTGGAAATCCAAGTCTCCATCCGGCGCTGCGCGAGCTGGTGGAATTCCACGACGCGACATCGCGCGCGACTTCGAAACTGCCACTGGCCTGACCCGACCCTCGACGCCGACGAAGCCGAGACGCCCGCCCCGCGCAAACGCCGCGCCGAACTGCCCATGCCCGCGGACCTGGCCAGAGCCATCAAGTCGTCCCCGAAGGCCGCGGCTTTTTTCGAGTCCATCCCGCCATCGGCGAAGCGCGAGTTCATCGAGTGGGTCACCGGGGCGAAACGGCCCGAGACGCGAGCGAAGCGGCTGGCGGAATCCGTGAAGATGCTCGCGGGCGGACATCGCCGGAACGAGCAGTATCGCCGGTGA
- a CDS encoding tetratricopeptide repeat protein — protein MPRSANSRANLDPAGCPIEASKAAPAGREWRHGPDNLHTLKTLTQVAGLLRDRGDSEAARLLFNRILSVRKRTLGTGIVRPPDL, from the coding sequence GTGCCGCGCTCCGCAAACTCCCGCGCAAATCTTGACCCTGCCGGCTGCCCCATCGAGGCCTCCAAGGCCGCGCCTGCCGGACGCGAGTGGCGCCACGGGCCCGACAATCTTCACACGCTCAAGACGCTCACGCAAGTCGCCGGCCTGCTCCGGGACCGGGGTGATTCCGAGGCCGCGAGACTCCTGTTCAACCGGATTCTCTCGGTCAGGAAGCGCACGCTCGGCACGGGCATCGTGCGCCCGCCGGACTTGTGA
- the rpmG gene encoding 50S ribosomal protein L33 → MAREIVTVECTEARKLGKSPSRYTTTRNKKTKTEKLEMMKFNPALRKHTLHREIK, encoded by the coding sequence ATGGCCCGAGAGATTGTGACCGTCGAGTGCACGGAGGCGCGCAAGCTGGGGAAATCCCCGTCGCGCTACACAACCACTCGCAACAAGAAGACCAAGACCGAGAAGCTCGAGATGATGAAGTTCAACCCGGCGCTTCGAAAGCACACGCTTCACCGCGAGATCAAATAA
- a CDS encoding guanylate kinase, which produces MTQASATPLLIVLSAPSGGGKTTLCEQLLASSSGVTRAITCTTRAPREGEQDGVHYFFLSPDDFDRRVRAGEFLEHATVYGNRYGTLAGEVLAKLRTGDDVLLAIDVQGAAAVRARAIEDATLRRALVTVFLTPPSLDVLASRLARRGQDSAEAVQQRLAVAREEISQWRQFDYLILSTTIAEDLRRLQAVLEAEKMRESRATPPLLG; this is translated from the coding sequence ATGACCCAAGCCTCCGCCACGCCGCTGCTCATCGTGCTCTCCGCGCCGTCGGGCGGCGGGAAGACGACGCTGTGCGAGCAATTGCTCGCGTCAAGTTCAGGCGTGACCCGCGCCATCACCTGCACGACTCGTGCGCCGCGCGAGGGGGAGCAGGACGGCGTTCACTACTTTTTCCTTTCGCCCGACGACTTTGACCGACGCGTGCGGGCGGGCGAATTCCTTGAGCACGCCACGGTTTACGGCAACCGCTACGGGACGCTTGCGGGCGAGGTGCTCGCGAAGCTTCGCACGGGTGACGACGTGCTGCTGGCCATCGACGTGCAGGGTGCGGCGGCCGTTCGCGCGCGGGCGATCGAGGACGCCACGTTGCGTCGCGCCCTCGTGACGGTGTTCCTCACGCCGCCCTCGCTGGACGTGCTCGCCTCGCGGCTTGCGCGGCGCGGGCAGGATTCCGCGGAGGCAGTTCAGCAACGGCTGGCGGTCGCGCGCGAGGAGATTTCGCAGTGGCGCCAGTTCGACTACCTCATCCTCAGCACGACCATCGCGGAGGACCTGCGGCGGCTGCAGGCGGTCCTCGAGGCCGAGAAAATGCGGGAGTCGCGCGCCACGCCGCCATTGCTCGGCTGA
- the rpsR gene encoding 30S ribosomal protein S18, translating to MPRKNRNEKEEAGGRRGARAENRTPRPKPKIDFTVDLLDFRNVNLLRQYVTDTGRILPRRYTGLPAHYQRRLTKAIKRARHMLLMK from the coding sequence ATGCCCCGCAAGAACCGAAACGAAAAGGAAGAGGCCGGCGGACGCCGCGGCGCCCGCGCGGAGAACCGGACGCCACGCCCGAAGCCCAAAATTGACTTCACCGTCGATCTTCTGGACTTCCGCAATGTGAACCTGCTGCGCCAGTATGTGACCGACACCGGCCGTATCCTGCCGCGCCGATACACCGGCCTTCCTGCGCACTATCAGCGGCGCCTCACCAAGGCCATCAAGCGAGCGCGGCACATGTTGTTGATGAAGTAA
- a CDS encoding transcriptional regulator, whose amino-acid sequence MTTKKKVNKKTRSRHRKAKSLGTASAASILGIAPVKAAAKRSSYAPNGKVKIKREWQKYYTTLLQLRDRLLHQMSGLAKESAEQMASYSLHMADSGTDNFDRDFALSLLSSDQDAIYEIEEALKRIEKGTYGVCELTGKSIPGARLAAIPWARFTVESQAQLERDGAIRQKRLGQLGSVDTTGGPEPAEEDDEDEKPAKEKE is encoded by the coding sequence GTGACTACGAAGAAAAAGGTGAACAAGAAGACACGTTCCCGCCATCGCAAGGCCAAGTCTCTCGGCACGGCGAGCGCCGCGTCCATCCTCGGCATCGCCCCGGTCAAGGCCGCCGCGAAGCGCTCGAGCTACGCCCCCAACGGCAAGGTGAAGATCAAGCGCGAGTGGCAGAAGTATTACACCACGCTCCTCCAACTGCGCGACCGGCTCCTCCACCAGATGAGCGGACTCGCCAAAGAGTCCGCGGAGCAAATGGCCAGTTACAGCCTCCACATGGCCGACTCCGGCACGGATAATTTCGACCGGGACTTTGCCCTCAGCCTGCTCTCCTCCGATCAGGACGCAATCTACGAGATCGAGGAAGCGCTCAAGCGCATCGAGAAGGGCACCTACGGCGTCTGCGAACTGACCGGCAAGTCCATTCCCGGGGCGAGACTCGCAGCCATTCCCTGGGCTCGATTCACCGTTGAATCCCAGGCGCAACTCGAGCGCGACGGCGCCATCCGCCAGAAGCGGCTCGGGCAACTCGGCTCGGTGGACACCACCGGTGGTCCCGAACCGGCCGAGGAAGACGACGAGGACGAGAAGCCCGCAAAGGAGAAAGAATAA
- a CDS encoding phosphopantothenoylcysteine decarboxylase, whose product MSHGKRIVLGVTGSIAAHKAVDVCSLLAKAGFEVNVVMTADAQRFVTPLPFKTLSRRPVVTDLYDEEEGWRPTHIRLADESDLLLVAPATAHFIAKIAQGLADDALTCIALALNPDAKVLVAPAMNGKMWRHAATQCNVGTLRLRGVEFLGPEEGMLSCGYEGIGRLVDPARIVERAAAALGVRV is encoded by the coding sequence ATGAGCCACGGCAAGCGAATCGTCCTCGGCGTGACTGGCTCCATCGCGGCGCACAAGGCCGTGGATGTGTGCAGCCTTCTGGCGAAGGCGGGTTTCGAAGTGAACGTGGTGATGACTGCGGACGCGCAGCGGTTCGTCACGCCGCTGCCTTTCAAAACACTTTCCCGGCGTCCCGTCGTCACCGACCTCTACGACGAGGAGGAGGGCTGGCGTCCCACGCACATCCGGCTCGCCGACGAGTCGGACTTGTTGCTCGTCGCGCCCGCGACAGCCCACTTCATCGCGAAAATTGCGCAAGGCCTCGCCGACGACGCGCTGACGTGCATCGCGCTCGCGCTGAACCCCGACGCGAAAGTGCTCGTGGCGCCGGCGATGAACGGGAAGATGTGGCGGCACGCGGCGACGCAGTGCAATGTCGGCACGCTGCGCCTCCGCGGCGTCGAGTTTCTCGGCCCCGAAGAAGGCATGCTCTCGTGCGGCTACGAGGGGATCGGCCGGTTGGTGGATCCGGCGCGCATCGTCGAAAGGGCCGCGGCGGCGCTCGGCGTCCGTGTTTGA